From one Haloferax marinisediminis genomic stretch:
- a CDS encoding cysteine hydrolase: protein MAVSITPGRTALLITDPQVDFLKPESVVWDHVGETVEENNVVDNLVKLRDAAREGGIRVFYSPHYYESDEYENWTHLNSIDQIMFDTRMFDRAGSGSAFIPELEPDENTFVCAPHKQLSGFWSNDINTQLRQRGVDSIVLAGMSANLCVESHLRDAVEAGFEVLVVTDATAAAGREALKAAYTNYGFIAHETATTDEVTPRLAQKEVASADD, encoded by the coding sequence ATGGCAGTATCAATCACACCGGGGCGTACAGCACTTCTCATAACCGACCCGCAGGTCGACTTCCTGAAACCGGAGAGCGTCGTCTGGGACCACGTCGGTGAAACCGTAGAAGAGAACAACGTCGTCGACAACCTCGTCAAACTCCGTGATGCTGCCCGTGAGGGTGGTATCAGAGTGTTCTACTCGCCGCACTACTACGAGAGCGACGAGTACGAGAACTGGACGCACCTGAACAGTATCGACCAGATAATGTTCGACACTCGGATGTTCGACCGTGCAGGCTCGGGCAGCGCGTTCATCCCGGAACTCGAACCGGACGAGAACACCTTCGTCTGCGCACCGCACAAGCAACTGAGTGGCTTCTGGAGCAACGACATCAACACCCAACTCCGGCAGCGCGGTGTCGATAGCATCGTGCTGGCTGGGATGAGCGCGAACCTGTGCGTCGAATCACACCTTCGTGACGCTGTCGAGGCCGGGTTCGAGGTACTGGTGGTCACCGATGCAACCGCTGCTGCTGGGAGGGAGGCACTCAAAGCCGCCTACACCAACTACGGCTTCATCGCCCACGAGACTGCGACGACCGACGAGGTCACGCCACGTCTCGCCCAGAAGGAAGTCGCCTCGGCTGACGACTAA
- a CDS encoding acyltransferase codes for MTKVEVSLPEDAEDGLQAFIDDVDERLSSEEDTCTVVQETLIDLFGDREAWERWQSGKPVSPATRVRLQGYDPCNATLEAEYYAEKDDEKFKRSKHLQWLWRQFDATPMADNVDFALRFRQMLANHLFEEAGDNLRIFKGVTFSYGHNITVGDNTVIHDDVHLDDRGKLTIGDRVSISDSVHIYSHAHDVVDQTEVRNYHTKIGDDARLTYDAMVNAGNHVGENAIVGARAIVQGDVPAHHIVVGAPAKSVKIKPGFEDVAEPLDAGGEHLADDREIPYDLPDDIDAFDEFGRDLGGPVKPHRTE; via the coding sequence ATGACGAAGGTCGAGGTTTCGCTTCCGGAAGACGCCGAAGATGGGTTGCAGGCCTTCATCGACGACGTAGACGAACGTCTCTCGTCGGAGGAAGACACGTGTACAGTCGTTCAAGAGACCCTCATCGACCTCTTCGGCGACCGGGAAGCGTGGGAGCGATGGCAGAGCGGGAAACCCGTGTCACCGGCGACACGAGTTCGGCTACAGGGGTACGACCCCTGCAACGCGACTCTCGAAGCCGAGTACTACGCCGAGAAAGACGACGAGAAGTTCAAACGATCGAAACACCTCCAGTGGCTCTGGCGGCAGTTCGACGCAACGCCGATGGCCGACAACGTCGATTTCGCCCTCCGGTTCCGTCAGATGCTCGCCAACCATCTGTTCGAAGAGGCGGGTGACAACCTCCGCATCTTCAAGGGTGTCACCTTCTCCTACGGCCACAACATCACCGTCGGCGACAACACTGTCATCCACGACGACGTCCACCTCGACGACCGCGGCAAACTCACCATCGGCGACCGCGTCTCCATCTCCGACAGCGTCCACATCTACAGTCACGCACACGACGTCGTCGACCAGACCGAAGTCCGAAACTACCACACGAAAATCGGCGACGACGCTCGGCTCACCTACGATGCGATGGTGAACGCCGGAAACCACGTCGGTGAGAACGCAATCGTCGGCGCCCGTGCCATCGTCCAGGGAGACGTCCCAGCCCACCACATCGTCGTCGGCGCACCTGCCAAGAGCGTGAAGATAAAGCCTGGATTCGAAGACGTGGCCGAACCGCTCGACGCAGGAGGCGAACACTTGGCCGACGACCGAGAGATTCCCTACGACCTCCCGGACGACATCGACGCGTTCGACGAGTTCGGCCGTGACCTCGGTGGCCCGGTCAAACCACACCGCACTGAGTAG
- a CDS encoding enoyl-CoA hydratase/isomerase family protein → MIRTEDDGSLRVVTIDRPDRRNALRPIDLDALEAAIEDTDAPVVLLRGNGPAFCAGADLDSVADLADPEAFARHGQRVANTIEQSSAVVVAGIDGAARGGGVELALACDVRVATPRATLGEPGVKIGLFGAWGGTVRLPRIVGEGHALEFSLSGRVVDADEALQMGLVSRIVDDPREVATSMAENDHQSLRIIKERLRDQRGDDERLAAEAEGFAALHRANVDDIASSREE, encoded by the coding sequence ATGATACGGACCGAAGACGATGGCTCCCTCCGGGTCGTGACTATCGACCGACCAGACCGTCGAAATGCCCTCAGACCGATAGACCTCGACGCGTTAGAGGCAGCAATCGAAGACACGGACGCCCCAGTCGTCCTCCTGCGCGGGAACGGGCCGGCGTTCTGCGCCGGTGCTGACCTCGACAGTGTGGCCGACCTCGCTGACCCGGAGGCGTTCGCCCGACACGGACAGCGCGTCGCGAACACCATCGAGCAGTCGTCGGCTGTCGTCGTCGCTGGTATCGACGGTGCGGCCCGTGGCGGTGGTGTCGAACTCGCGCTCGCCTGCGACGTTCGAGTCGCTACGCCGCGGGCGACGCTTGGCGAACCGGGCGTCAAAATCGGCCTCTTCGGCGCGTGGGGCGGCACGGTCCGACTCCCGCGCATCGTCGGCGAAGGGCACGCACTGGAGTTCTCACTGTCCGGCCGTGTCGTCGACGCCGACGAAGCCCTCCAGATGGGCCTCGTCTCACGTATCGTCGACGACCCCCGTGAGGTTGCCACCTCGATGGCCGAAAACGACCACCAGTCGCTTCGAATCATCAAAGAACGGTTGCGCGACCAGCGTGGAGACGACGAGCGACTTGCCGCGGAGGCCGAGGGGTTCGCGGCGCTCCACCGAGCGAACGTCGACGACATCGCATCGTCGCGAGAAGAGTAA
- a CDS encoding NAD+ synthase encodes MTDIDVLSDSAPIDLRLSEAELEAHREHITTFIRDTVDAAGADGAVLGLSGGIDSTLTAFLAVEALGEDGLHGLVMPSVANAEDMMSDAEGVAEMLGIEYDVVEIQPIAETFFNTFPEAANDRMAAGNVYVRTRGVLNYFVANHENRIVLGTGNRAEAMTGYFTKYGDQAVDCNPIGNLYKQQVRQLAAHVGVPEDLVLQTPSAEMWSGQTDESELGLTYDVLDAILALHVDGPLSKSATVRNFDVTEEQIDRVVELYERSAHKRSMPPAPTELDL; translated from the coding sequence ATGACAGATATCGACGTCCTCTCTGACAGTGCGCCTATCGACCTTCGCCTCTCGGAGGCAGAACTCGAAGCCCACCGCGAGCACATCACGACGTTCATCCGCGACACCGTCGACGCCGCGGGTGCCGACGGTGCGGTTCTCGGCCTCTCCGGTGGTATCGACTCGACGCTCACTGCGTTCCTCGCCGTCGAAGCACTCGGGGAAGACGGTCTCCACGGCCTCGTCATGCCGAGTGTTGCGAACGCCGAAGACATGATGAGTGACGCCGAGGGTGTCGCCGAGATGCTCGGAATCGAGTACGACGTCGTCGAGATTCAGCCCATCGCAGAGACGTTCTTCAACACGTTCCCGGAGGCAGCGAACGACCGGATGGCCGCAGGCAACGTCTACGTCCGTACCCGTGGCGTCCTCAACTACTTCGTCGCGAACCACGAGAACCGAATCGTTCTCGGCACCGGAAATCGCGCAGAGGCGATGACTGGATACTTCACGAAGTACGGCGACCAAGCGGTCGACTGCAACCCGATCGGGAACCTCTACAAGCAACAGGTCCGCCAACTGGCCGCCCACGTGGGCGTTCCCGAGGACCTCGTTCTGCAGACACCCTCTGCGGAGATGTGGAGCGGTCAGACCGACGAGTCCGAACTGGGACTCACCTACGACGTGCTCGACGCCATCCTCGCACTCCACGTGGATGGTCCCCTCTCGAAGTCCGCTACCGTCCGGAATTTCGACGTGACTGAAGAACAAATCGACCGCGTCGTCGAACTCTACGAACGGAGCGCCCACAAGCGTTCGATGCCGCCCGCACCGACCGAACTCGACCTGTAA
- a CDS encoding glycoside hydrolase family 68 protein, with product MSEEFAGDTPAWTREHAAGLRRDDSNVAPIIYPPDERVDEDLHIWDTWLLRNRDGSIAEIDGRRIIFALTSPSDLLPGKRHDVATIRYFYSTDGENWTTGGRIFDDGALGQRQWAGSAMYDPDGDEGEVYFYYTAAGEDDAEELTYTQRLALATGGTVHTDESGLRIDGPWDHQILLTPDGDWYEREDQSRGMIYTFRDPWFFEDPQSGETYLLFEANTPVPEGAGKCDDPVWEEFNGSIGIAHSPTGDPTEFELRPPLLDAVCVNQELERPHFVVRDGTYYLFISSHVHTFAPGLEGYDALYGFVADDLRGEYEPLNGHGMVLTNPSNAPFQAYSWLVYDHGDDLLVTSFFNYYDYNRASLDDVSLLPPEEQMRRFGGTLAPTVCLGLDGDQTNIVDTLDHGHLPLPRESLPTSWWEQADREGEGEGYY from the coding sequence ATGAGTGAAGAGTTCGCAGGAGACACGCCGGCGTGGACGCGGGAGCACGCTGCTGGACTCCGCCGCGACGACTCGAACGTCGCGCCGATAATCTACCCACCGGACGAACGAGTAGACGAAGACCTCCACATCTGGGACACGTGGTTGCTCCGTAACCGAGACGGTTCTATCGCCGAAATCGACGGCCGTCGCATCATCTTTGCGCTCACGTCACCCTCGGACCTCCTCCCCGGGAAGCGCCACGACGTGGCGACCATCCGCTATTTCTACTCGACCGATGGCGAGAACTGGACGACCGGTGGCCGCATCTTCGACGACGGCGCACTCGGGCAACGCCAGTGGGCCGGGTCTGCGATGTACGACCCCGACGGCGACGAGGGCGAGGTGTACTTCTACTACACTGCTGCCGGCGAAGACGACGCCGAGGAACTGACCTACACGCAGCGCCTCGCGCTTGCGACGGGCGGAACCGTCCACACCGACGAGTCGGGACTCCGCATCGACGGCCCGTGGGACCACCAAATCCTCCTCACGCCTGACGGTGACTGGTACGAGCGCGAAGACCAATCTCGTGGGATGATATACACCTTCCGCGACCCGTGGTTCTTCGAGGACCCGCAGTCGGGCGAGACCTACCTCCTCTTCGAAGCCAACACGCCCGTTCCCGAAGGCGCAGGCAAGTGCGACGACCCAGTCTGGGAGGAGTTCAACGGGAGCATCGGCATCGCCCACTCGCCGACCGGTGACCCGACCGAATTCGAGCTTCGGCCACCGCTTCTCGACGCCGTCTGTGTGAATCAGGAACTCGAACGACCGCACTTCGTCGTCCGAGACGGTACCTACTACCTCTTCATCTCCAGCCACGTTCACACGTTCGCGCCGGGTCTGGAGGGCTACGACGCACTCTATGGTTTCGTCGCAGACGATCTCCGCGGCGAGTACGAACCGCTGAACGGTCACGGGATGGTTCTCACCAACCCATCGAACGCGCCCTTCCAGGCGTACTCGTGGCTGGTCTACGACCACGGGGACGACCTGCTCGTCACGTCGTTCTTCAACTACTACGACTACAACCGGGCGAGTCTGGACGACGTGTCGCTTCTGCCCCCCGAAGAGCAGATGCGACGCTTCGGCGGCACGCTCGCCCCCACAGTTTGTCTCGGCCTCGACGGCGACCAGACGAACATCGTCGACACCCTCGACCACGGCCACCTGCCACTTCCACGCGAATCGCTCCCCACCTCGTGGTGGGAACAGGCAGACCGCGAGGGCGAAGGCGAAGGCTACTACTAG
- a CDS encoding aldo/keto reductase, protein MHYRELGTSGIEVSEVGFGAWVVGTDWWGDRSDEDSIEMIHHAIDQGITFFDTGDVYGLGHSEEVVGEALADYRDEVTVATKVGYDFYNNPQAGHGELPKVITGEWVREATEKSLERLDMEYVDLLQLHNANVEEVTPDVLETLDELKEEGLIKATGWALGPSIGWLAEGDMAITEEFDALQIVWNMFEQEVGNHFLDTIDETGSETSLIARVPHSSGLLNEQVRPETELGAGDHRGFRPDEWYETGWEKLETLRFLERDGERSMAQASIAWLLGFDATAAVTPTFRTKDDITEWAAASDVPKLSDEEMQRVADLYADNFGIDRFDGMDALRSSVGGDDIRDAGLDKRVAEGARNEA, encoded by the coding sequence ATGCACTACCGTGAACTCGGGACCTCCGGTATCGAAGTCAGCGAGGTTGGCTTCGGTGCGTGGGTCGTCGGGACCGACTGGTGGGGCGACCGCTCCGACGAAGACTCCATCGAGATGATTCACCACGCCATCGACCAGGGAATCACGTTCTTCGACACCGGAGACGTGTACGGTCTTGGCCACTCCGAAGAGGTCGTCGGCGAGGCGCTCGCAGACTACCGCGACGAAGTCACTGTCGCCACGAAAGTCGGCTACGACTTCTACAACAACCCACAGGCCGGCCACGGTGAACTCCCCAAGGTGATTACCGGTGAGTGGGTCCGCGAAGCGACCGAAAAGAGCCTCGAACGGCTCGATATGGAGTACGTCGACCTGCTCCAACTCCACAACGCGAACGTCGAGGAGGTCACGCCAGACGTCCTCGAAACGCTGGACGAACTGAAAGAAGAAGGCCTCATCAAGGCCACTGGCTGGGCGCTCGGCCCCTCCATCGGGTGGCTCGCCGAAGGCGACATGGCCATCACCGAAGAGTTCGACGCGCTCCAAATCGTCTGGAACATGTTCGAACAGGAGGTCGGGAACCACTTCCTCGACACCATCGACGAGACCGGGTCGGAGACGAGCCTCATCGCTCGCGTCCCACACTCTTCGGGCCTCCTGAACGAGCAGGTTCGCCCCGAGACGGAACTCGGTGCGGGCGACCACCGTGGCTTCCGCCCCGACGAGTGGTACGAGACTGGTTGGGAGAAGCTCGAGACCCTCCGCTTCCTCGAACGCGACGGCGAGCGCTCCATGGCGCAGGCTTCCATCGCGTGGCTCCTCGGCTTCGACGCCACGGCAGCAGTCACCCCGACGTTCCGCACGAAAGACGACATCACCGAGTGGGCTGCCGCCTCCGACGTGCCGAAACTCTCCGACGAAGAGATGCAGCGCGTCGCAGACCTCTACGCAGACAACTTCGGCATCGACCGCTTCGACGGCATGGACGCACTCCGCTCGTCGGTCGGCGGTGACGACATCCGCGACGCCGGCCTCGACAAGCGCGTCGCCGAAGGCGCCCGCAACGAAGCATAG
- a CDS encoding NAD(P)-dependent alcohol dehydrogenase translates to MQAARLHEYTDEMSTALQIDEVERPSITASNGVIVEVEGAGWCQTDNHIIEGMWAEYVDQPLPMTLGHENAGTVVETGDEVQLVDEGDPVICHPVQTCGICRPCRQGEDMYCENSMFNGLTTDGGFAEYLHTNERAVIPLPDGVDPVDIAPHADAGITAYHAAKKAVHELNPGDTAVVIGIGGLGHIGLQCVDAMSAPDIVAVDVKDEALDLATDLGATHTINPTTADVVSEIEALTDGTGAAQVLDFVGADETTGYAPDIVAAGGDHHIIGYGGHVHEPSQALVNGEFSFRGTLVGQYTELQELVALVERGDVELRTTRYGLDEVNTVAERLEHGEIEGRAVITP, encoded by the coding sequence ATGCAAGCAGCGAGGCTCCACGAGTACACTGACGAGATGAGCACGGCATTGCAGATCGACGAGGTCGAGCGGCCGTCGATTACGGCGTCGAACGGGGTCATCGTCGAAGTCGAAGGCGCGGGGTGGTGCCAGACTGATAACCACATCATCGAGGGGATGTGGGCAGAGTACGTCGACCAACCGCTGCCGATGACACTCGGCCACGAGAACGCCGGGACTGTCGTCGAGACGGGCGACGAAGTCCAACTCGTCGACGAAGGCGACCCAGTCATCTGTCACCCCGTCCAGACGTGTGGCATCTGTCGGCCGTGCCGGCAGGGTGAAGACATGTACTGTGAGAACAGTATGTTCAACGGTCTCACGACAGACGGCGGGTTCGCCGAATACCTGCACACGAACGAGCGTGCCGTCATTCCGCTTCCAGACGGTGTCGACCCCGTCGATATCGCGCCTCACGCTGACGCCGGCATCACCGCCTATCACGCTGCGAAGAAGGCGGTTCACGAACTGAACCCGGGTGACACCGCCGTCGTCATCGGAATCGGTGGCCTCGGACACATCGGACTCCAGTGCGTGGACGCGATGAGTGCACCAGATATCGTCGCCGTCGACGTGAAGGACGAGGCGCTGGACCTCGCCACAGACCTCGGTGCGACCCACACGATTAACCCGACGACGGCGGACGTGGTTTCCGAAATCGAGGCGCTCACCGACGGCACCGGGGCGGCACAGGTGCTCGACTTCGTCGGCGCGGACGAGACGACGGGATACGCGCCTGACATCGTCGCCGCCGGCGGTGACCACCATATCATCGGCTACGGTGGACACGTCCACGAACCGTCGCAGGCACTCGTCAACGGCGAGTTCTCGTTCCGTGGGACGCTCGTCGGCCAGTACACGGAGTTACAAGAACTCGTGGCGCTCGTCGAGCGCGGCGACGTCGAACTCCGAACGACTCGGTACGGCCTCGACGAGGTGAACACCGTCGCCGAACGACTCGAACACGGTGAAATCGAAGGACGGGCGGTGATTACGCCGTAA
- a CDS encoding DUF7577 domain-containing protein translates to MDVWGWIVIYALGLTLLQLLVYRYLVNGGEPTIGDGSGRDADRVDRYVHPEIAATFDDRSRMRVQTTQTGERICPDCGATNEADTTFDLCWNCTRRLR, encoded by the coding sequence ATGGACGTCTGGGGGTGGATCGTCATTTACGCGCTCGGATTGACCCTGCTCCAGCTACTGGTCTATCGATATCTCGTCAACGGAGGGGAACCGACGATTGGCGATGGCTCCGGTCGAGACGCCGACCGTGTCGACCGATACGTCCACCCCGAAATCGCGGCGACCTTCGACGACCGCTCTCGCATGCGCGTGCAGACGACGCAAACTGGAGAGCGTATCTGCCCCGACTGCGGCGCGACGAACGAAGCCGACACGACGTTCGACCTCTGTTGGAACTGTACTCGACGCCTTCGATGA
- a CDS encoding GH32 C-terminal domain-containing protein, producing the protein MDELSVRVGFVFVSELTDEQRVARDWVTAIADVEPVSLEAIADGAIDLASFDVVWWHSDRHLDTAQRELVADCADTFDDYLSGGGGVLLTLNALTAVDELGIDPVAPDAVGTETSPHPTGLLAKSLYADHPLFEGFDTLAVHMQPPESPRPFARYEHILPEKGRILGSIVHGDDYLVPLKSVVEWQHGAGTVYGVGAEVSFLSHHGHDFETMGSNEHFLRNALALLGGPAHRRPTFSDRPTDPSGFAELRDRLGDDHHRPRYHVAGPAHWVNDPNGVIQYEGTYHMFYQYNPGGPFHGSIHWGHATSEDLVHWEDQPVALTPDPDGPDRDGCWSGCAVVDDDGTPTILYTGGREHHQLPCLATTTDPMLRSWDKTSDNPIIEAAPDDIDILGTDDWAAEFRDHAVWKVGDDWYQLIGSAIAHVGGVALLYRSSDLREWEYVGPLHSGTEGHGTVWECPELLEFDDYDLFHVSNYDDVRYFVGEADLDTPEFDVDNEGLLDYGDFYAPQSTVDDDGRTLSWGWVKEGRGVEAQWHAGWSGMLSLPRELSVDEDGTLRQQPAAELETLRGKHVSLDDLSFDGSFDAGDRTSLPLSGNAYELALDVTVEDGGVFELTLFESPTGLERTIVRYDGEHVTVDREHSTRHHDVDREPRSMPVEGDSLSLRVFVDGSLLELFANEQQCLTTRVYPTRADADGVSLAAAKHSHDGAVELQTLDAWELDAAFDARKRD; encoded by the coding sequence ATGGATGAACTTTCCGTCCGCGTCGGGTTCGTTTTCGTCTCCGAACTCACGGACGAACAGCGAGTGGCACGAGACTGGGTTACGGCGATTGCGGACGTCGAACCCGTCTCACTCGAAGCCATCGCTGACGGGGCTATCGACCTCGCTTCTTTCGACGTCGTCTGGTGGCACTCTGACCGGCACCTCGACACTGCACAACGCGAACTCGTTGCCGACTGCGCCGACACGTTCGACGACTACCTGAGTGGCGGCGGCGGTGTCCTCCTGACACTCAACGCCCTCACTGCAGTCGACGAACTGGGAATCGACCCTGTCGCACCTGACGCCGTCGGCACCGAAACCTCACCGCACCCCACGGGACTGTTGGCCAAATCTCTCTACGCCGACCACCCGTTGTTCGAGGGATTCGACACGCTCGCCGTCCACATGCAACCGCCCGAATCTCCTCGCCCGTTCGCCCGCTACGAACACATCCTCCCCGAGAAGGGCCGGATACTGGGGAGCATCGTCCACGGCGACGACTACCTCGTCCCGCTCAAATCGGTCGTCGAGTGGCAGCACGGTGCGGGTACCGTCTACGGAGTCGGCGCCGAAGTGTCGTTCCTCTCGCACCACGGCCACGACTTCGAGACGATGGGGTCGAACGAGCACTTCCTCCGAAACGCGCTCGCACTCCTCGGCGGCCCCGCACACCGCCGCCCGACGTTTTCGGACCGTCCGACCGACCCATCGGGCTTTGCCGAACTGCGTGACCGCCTCGGCGACGACCACCACCGGCCTCGCTATCACGTCGCAGGCCCAGCGCACTGGGTGAACGACCCGAACGGCGTCATCCAGTACGAGGGTACGTACCACATGTTCTACCAGTACAACCCCGGCGGCCCGTTTCACGGGTCGATTCACTGGGGCCACGCCACGAGCGAGGATTTAGTTCACTGGGAAGACCAGCCCGTCGCACTCACACCCGACCCAGATGGCCCGGACCGAGACGGATGCTGGTCGGGGTGTGCCGTCGTCGACGACGACGGAACGCCGACGATTCTCTACACGGGTGGGCGTGAGCATCATCAACTGCCGTGTCTGGCGACGACGACCGACCCGATGCTTCGGTCGTGGGACAAAACCAGCGACAACCCAATCATCGAGGCTGCCCCCGACGACATCGATATCCTCGGCACTGACGACTGGGCCGCGGAGTTCCGCGACCACGCCGTCTGGAAGGTTGGCGACGACTGGTACCAACTCATCGGGTCCGCAATCGCCCACGTTGGCGGGGTTGCCCTCCTCTACCGGTCGTCTGACCTCCGCGAGTGGGAGTACGTTGGGCCACTCCACAGCGGGACCGAGGGCCACGGCACTGTCTGGGAGTGTCCCGAACTGCTCGAATTCGACGACTACGACCTCTTCCACGTCTCGAACTACGACGACGTTCGGTACTTCGTCGGAGAGGCAGACCTCGACACCCCGGAATTCGACGTAGACAACGAGGGGCTCCTCGACTACGGCGACTTCTACGCACCGCAGTCCACCGTGGACGACGACGGCCGGACGCTCTCGTGGGGATGGGTCAAAGAGGGCCGCGGCGTCGAGGCGCAGTGGCACGCTGGATGGTCGGGGATGCTCTCGCTCCCGCGCGAACTCTCGGTCGACGAAGACGGGACACTTCGCCAGCAACCGGCAGCAGAACTGGAGACACTTCGCGGAAAACACGTCTCGCTCGACGACCTCTCATTCGACGGGTCGTTCGACGCCGGCGACCGAACGTCGCTTCCGCTCTCTGGTAACGCGTACGAACTCGCGCTCGACGTAACTGTCGAGGACGGCGGCGTCTTCGAACTCACGCTGTTCGAGTCGCCGACTGGCTTGGAACGAACTATCGTGCGCTACGACGGCGAGCACGTCACGGTCGACAGAGAGCACAGCACTCGTCACCACGACGTGGACCGCGAACCCCGGTCGATGCCGGTCGAGGGCGATTCGCTGTCTCTCCGTGTCTTCGTCGACGGGTCGCTCCTCGAACTGTTCGCAAACGAGCAGCAGTGTCTCACGACTCGCGTCTATCCGACCCGGGCGGACGCAGACGGCGTCTCACTCGCCGCAGCCAAACACTCCCACGATGGGGCTGTCGAACTACAGACGCTCGACGCGTGGGAACTCGACGCGGCGTTCGACGCCCGGAAACGAGACTGA
- a CDS encoding DUF7114 family protein has translation MDDAVRAREAAREALSDIEPEALRAALDERLDAASMTPAVLTFVSARAVEPNVDLNGMATRAAGVQLIYEGLRLTRLLARDEPWTHLDSSEDDTEADLDILAADVLVSRGFYLLARTEAADHAVETVRAFGRDQTQLRTASDADRPALDGNLEVNICTLAVVAGTTAVGPLPPAALVEYAAGLANTRDGSFPPAAETVSESTVERIAALYRGGSGDDPVTSTADR, from the coding sequence ATGGACGACGCCGTGCGAGCCCGTGAGGCTGCGCGTGAGGCCTTGTCGGATATCGAGCCCGAGGCCCTACGCGCAGCGCTGGACGAACGCCTCGACGCCGCCTCGATGACACCGGCGGTGCTCACGTTCGTGAGCGCGCGGGCTGTCGAACCCAACGTCGACCTGAACGGCATGGCAACGCGTGCCGCCGGAGTACAACTCATCTACGAGGGGCTTCGACTCACTCGGCTGCTTGCTCGCGACGAACCGTGGACTCACCTCGACTCGTCTGAGGACGACACCGAGGCCGACTTGGATATTCTCGCTGCGGACGTACTCGTCTCGCGCGGATTCTATCTGCTCGCACGGACGGAAGCGGCCGACCACGCCGTCGAGACGGTTCGTGCCTTCGGACGCGACCAGACCCAACTGCGTACTGCCTCCGACGCAGACCGCCCGGCCCTCGACGGGAACCTCGAAGTGAACATCTGTACCCTCGCAGTCGTCGCCGGAACGACTGCAGTCGGGCCACTGCCACCGGCCGCACTCGTCGAATACGCGGCCGGACTGGCGAACACACGAGATGGGAGCTTCCCACCTGCTGCCGAGACGGTCTCCGAATCGACTGTCGAGCGTATTGCGGCGCTGTACCGAGGCGGGTCTGGAGACGACCCAGTCACCTCGACTGCTGACCGCTAA